One Oncorhynchus masou masou isolate Uvic2021 chromosome 2, UVic_Omas_1.1, whole genome shotgun sequence genomic region harbors:
- the LOC135558843 gene encoding protein PIGBOS1 — MFRRRIPFAQIAFATVLGVAGGVYIYRPMFEPQHNISVPETLSQTEDNWMPESQGQSRDGNNVPEGPVQYEINRTV; from the coding sequence ATGTTTCGACGAAGGATACCCTTTGCACAGATAGCCTTTGCCACTGTGCTAGGAGTTGCTGGGGGAGTTTATATATATAGACCCATGTTTGAGCCCCAGCACAATATCTCTGTTCCAGAGACTTTGAGTCAAACTGAGGACAATTGGATGCCTGAGAGCCAAGGACAGTCTAGAGATGGCAACAATGTGCCTGAGGGTCCTGTACAGTATGAAATCAATAGAACTGTGTAG